A section of the Arabiibacter massiliensis genome encodes:
- a CDS encoding biotin--[acetyl-CoA-carboxylase] ligase — MSLAFRVRLLDEVASTNDEVKRALEAGEPEGLVVRARRQAAGYGRQGRTWTSPEGGLYCSLLLRPQAPPSQLPTLSLVVGLAVRRALAGLAPEVAPRIQVKWPNDVVLSGPLCHPGRAQAPLCHPERAQASLRHPGRAQAPLCHPERAKRVEGSPAAPAVSATADAALRASAQDDNRPAKLCGISLEGHAGGVCVGVGVNVRPPAERPDVGGKNRAAYVADLAAVSVEDVLAAFLAAFAPLYGEWTRDGFAPLVDEFNAHVSLTGCDVRMVDRDGTAIAAGTVERVDASGRLILRDAAGVETPVASGEAHLA, encoded by the coding sequence GTGAGCCTCGCGTTCCGCGTGCGCCTTCTCGACGAGGTGGCTTCGACGAACGACGAGGTCAAGCGCGCGCTCGAAGCAGGCGAGCCCGAAGGTCTTGTGGTGCGCGCCCGTCGGCAGGCAGCAGGCTACGGCCGGCAGGGCCGCACCTGGACGAGCCCCGAAGGCGGCCTGTACTGTTCGCTCTTGCTGCGCCCGCAGGCGCCGCCCTCTCAGCTGCCCACGCTGAGCCTGGTCGTGGGCTTGGCCGTGCGCCGCGCGCTGGCCGGCCTCGCGCCCGAGGTTGCCCCCCGCATCCAAGTAAAATGGCCCAACGACGTGGTGCTTTCCGGCCCCCTCTGTCATCCCGGCCGAGCGCAGGCCCCCCTCTGTCATCCTGAGCGAGCGCAGGCCTCCCTCCGTCATCCCGGCCGAGCGCAGGCCCCCCTCTGTCATCCTGAGCGAGCGAAGCGAGTCGAAGGATCCCCCGCGGCGCCAGCCGTAAGCGCCACAGCTGACGCGGCGCTGCGCGCCTCCGCTCAGGATGACAACAGGCCGGCGAAGCTCTGCGGCATCTCGCTCGAGGGGCATGCGGGCGGGGTGTGCGTCGGCGTGGGCGTGAACGTGCGGCCGCCGGCCGAGCGCCCCGACGTGGGCGGCAAGAACCGCGCCGCCTACGTCGCCGACCTCGCCGCCGTGTCGGTCGAGGACGTGCTCGCCGCCTTCCTCGCCGCGTTCGCCCCGCTCTACGGCGAATGGACGCGCGACGGCTTCGCCCCGCTCGTCGACGAGTTCAACGCTCACGTGAGCCTGACCGGCTGCGACGTGCGGATGGTCGACCGCGACGGCACCGCCATCGCCGCCGGCACGGTCGAGCGCGTGGACGCCAGCGGCCGCCTCATCCTCCGCGACGCCGCCGGCGTCGAAACCCCCGTAGCCTCCGGAGAAGCCCACCTCGCCTAA
- a CDS encoding LytTR family DNA-binding domain-containing protein: MDIVLGSRACDGIEAVKRFAPDGCGTQVVYVTGHPEYCTKVYQTEHVYFLTKPVAQAHLDDALGKALANLERAASRPIAVQTGGTVHALVPERIDFIESDRRKVRIHQGQEVIEAYASLAELAEKLPASFVRCHKGFLVNMDHIAKLQSSDVLLRSGELVPLSQRRRPAVRESFIAHLQGRR, translated from the coding sequence ATGGATATCGTGCTCGGCTCGCGTGCGTGCGACGGCATCGAGGCGGTCAAGCGGTTCGCCCCCGACGGCTGCGGCACGCAGGTCGTGTACGTCACCGGGCATCCCGAATACTGCACGAAGGTGTACCAGACCGAGCACGTGTACTTCCTCACCAAGCCGGTGGCCCAGGCGCACCTCGACGACGCCCTGGGCAAGGCGTTGGCCAACCTCGAGCGCGCGGCAAGTCGCCCCATCGCGGTGCAGACGGGCGGCACGGTGCACGCGCTCGTGCCGGAGCGGATCGACTTTATCGAGAGCGACCGCCGCAAAGTGCGCATCCACCAAGGCCAGGAAGTGATCGAGGCGTACGCCTCCCTCGCGGAGCTCGCCGAGAAGCTGCCGGCCTCGTTCGTGCGCTGCCACAAGGGCTTCCTCGTCAACATGGACCATATCGCCAAGCTGCAGAGCTCCGACGTGCTGCTGCGCTCCGGCGAGCTCGTCCCCTTGAGCCAGCGAAGGCGTCCTGCCGTGCGCGAATCGTTCATCGCGCATCTGCAGGGCCGGCGCTGA
- a CDS encoding biotin transporter BioY: MEERAVRGKKTIAGARGRTRSIAFVGLTIALMGVSAWVAIPFGPVLLTLQMFALMFALLALKPREAVAAIAGYLALGAIGLPMFSGMRGGIGMLLGPTGGYLWGYLVGAVAALAVRAGLRRVMGGGKRAWAADLAACLAFIAATYACGCVQYAAVVGVDLAASLAVTIAPFAIPDLVKAVAAVACARAVTRAI; the protein is encoded by the coding sequence ATGGAAGAGCGAGCGGTGCGCGGCAAGAAGACGATAGCGGGGGCACGGGGGCGCACGCGCTCGATCGCGTTCGTGGGGCTCACGATCGCGCTCATGGGGGTTTCGGCGTGGGTGGCCATCCCGTTCGGCCCCGTCCTGCTCACACTGCAGATGTTCGCGCTCATGTTCGCCCTCCTCGCGCTCAAGCCGCGCGAGGCCGTGGCGGCCATCGCGGGCTATCTGGCGCTGGGGGCCATCGGGCTGCCGATGTTCTCGGGCATGCGCGGCGGCATCGGCATGCTGCTGGGGCCGACGGGCGGCTATTTGTGGGGCTACCTGGTGGGCGCGGTCGCGGCGCTCGCCGTGCGCGCGGGGCTGCGGCGTGTGATGGGCGGGGGAAAGCGCGCGTGGGCGGCCGACCTCGCGGCGTGCCTCGCGTTCATCGCGGCGACGTACGCGTGCGGCTGCGTGCAGTACGCGGCCGTGGTCGGGGTAGACCTCGCGGCCTCGTTGGCGGTCACCATCGCGCCCTTCGCCATCCCCGATCTGGTGAAGGCCGTGGCAGCCGTCGCATGCGCCCGCGCCGTCACCCGCGCCATCTGA
- a CDS encoding MATE family efflux transporter, which yields MAATTNPAIDQDEQPQGEAPGRAPGGPGRPGGDKVTRMGTASIPKLIVEFAIPSILGMLVNGAYNVIDSIFLGQALGEIGLATATVAMPIMTVFMAISMLVGNGGNALAALRMGEGNRDEAERSLGNTVSLSLVFALVVAVVAHIPACIDGLLGVSGATPEDWDFARSFIQIISLGFVFQCIGMGVNNFIRTAGAPNRALTTMIIGAVACTVFNFLFVMVLGWGVQGSALATVCGQALSCGFVLWYFVFTKNVPMKLRRRCLPLHPRTVGLIVSLGLASFAVQAGMAVVNFVLNNLLNLYGAQSAIGAEGALASIGVVQRVSMFTVLPLIGVAIAIQPLLGFNYGAHLFERVKKTLWCGIVGATGIGVVLWSLVHLFPEEIVGFFGITNPELLDFTVFALKVQLLMLPIVGFQIVGSNYFQATGQPLKSIFLSLTRQILFLVPLLVVLPMVLPSWFPQFTSLDALYFATPISDFLAIFTTVVFVIIEMGRLKKLERGEVKARF from the coding sequence ATGGCAGCGACGACGAACCCCGCAATCGACCAGGACGAACAGCCTCAGGGTGAGGCACCCGGCCGCGCGCCCGGAGGCCCCGGCCGCCCCGGCGGCGACAAGGTCACCCGCATGGGCACGGCCTCCATCCCCAAGCTCATCGTGGAGTTCGCCATCCCGTCCATCTTGGGCATGCTGGTGAACGGCGCGTACAACGTCATCGACTCCATCTTCCTCGGGCAGGCGCTCGGCGAGATCGGCCTGGCCACGGCTACGGTCGCCATGCCCATCATGACCGTGTTCATGGCAATCTCCATGCTGGTGGGCAACGGCGGCAACGCGCTCGCGGCGCTGCGCATGGGCGAGGGCAACCGCGACGAGGCCGAGCGCAGCCTGGGCAACACGGTGTCGCTCTCGCTCGTGTTCGCCCTGGTGGTGGCCGTGGTCGCGCACATCCCTGCGTGCATCGACGGCCTGCTGGGCGTCTCTGGCGCCACGCCCGAGGACTGGGATTTCGCGCGCTCGTTCATACAGATCATCTCGCTCGGCTTCGTGTTCCAGTGCATCGGCATGGGCGTGAACAACTTCATCCGCACGGCCGGCGCGCCCAACCGCGCGCTCACCACCATGATCATCGGCGCGGTGGCGTGCACCGTGTTCAACTTCCTGTTCGTGATGGTGCTCGGCTGGGGCGTGCAGGGAAGCGCGCTGGCCACGGTGTGCGGCCAGGCCCTCTCGTGCGGCTTCGTGCTGTGGTACTTCGTGTTCACCAAGAACGTGCCCATGAAGCTGCGCCGCCGCTGCCTGCCGCTGCATCCGCGCACGGTGGGGCTCATCGTGTCGCTCGGCCTGGCCAGCTTCGCCGTGCAGGCGGGCATGGCCGTGGTGAACTTCGTGCTGAATAACCTGCTCAACCTGTACGGCGCGCAAAGCGCCATCGGGGCCGAGGGCGCGCTCGCGTCCATCGGCGTGGTGCAGCGCGTGTCCATGTTCACCGTGCTGCCGCTCATCGGCGTGGCTATCGCCATCCAGCCGCTGCTCGGGTTCAACTACGGCGCGCACCTGTTCGAGCGCGTGAAGAAGACGCTGTGGTGCGGCATCGTGGGCGCCACCGGCATCGGCGTGGTGCTGTGGTCGCTCGTGCACCTGTTCCCAGAGGAGATCGTCGGGTTCTTCGGCATCACGAATCCGGAGCTGCTCGACTTCACCGTGTTCGCGCTCAAGGTGCAGCTGCTCATGCTGCCCATCGTGGGATTCCAGATCGTGGGCTCGAACTACTTCCAGGCCACGGGGCAGCCGCTCAAGTCCATCTTCTTGTCGCTGACGCGCCAGATCCTGTTCCTCGTGCCGTTGCTCGTCGTGCTGCCGATGGTACTGCCGTCGTGGTTCCCGCAGTTCACCAGCCTGGATGCGCTGTACTTCGCCACGCCCATCTCCGACTTCCTGGCCATCTTCACCACGGTGGTGTTCGTCATCATCGAGATGGGCCGCTTGAAGAAGCTCGAGCGCGGCGAGGTGAAGGCGAGGTTCTAG
- a CDS encoding Ig-like domain-containing protein, whose amino-acid sequence MDGLTVGRQGAASGAVRSKVLRVLVAAMMALALVPAVAVDQAFAAEPTFVGSVHYPVQYDENGYPLYNEDGTFQRGNPYVTLANVENASGTLVIPASFDVVVRAEDGTETVERDVTPVSITFGGRTYVPGVGESEDSWKNAAVTSIDMSQCATVEGAYFSQLSSVESVDLSGLSNLRAASFSSCPSLRTVSTDDRSAMERFSLGMCDALSLPDFSQPQWSKLSDLSITGLYEDLTSFDASVLPELTSLTIQRSYLEQIDVSRNLKLESLSLHGNRLTELDVAKIPANVTRLYCAYNNISDTDALVERFGESNVLPQNSASRPSGLTVIPERLARGVLIPGENFSHGLADSYYPAVSESDAFYKEGWMERNAAANFKADSSDKSVATVEIVDEGNPQLRVNALKAGTTTLTIDYSFKGSFGTYAATQVVDYTVAASANPIASVSCASSADVPFVTECAIDHQSHRETGGGIMVPLDIVAQDPGRVPTQSAHVEITSADPSIVIGNFEVEPYGVDSEYAVRLNPYKVGSTTVTLTGVTYVDGQEVRTDPVTMQVNVVESATPQMRVAESFKTAYYSGGGNSVAIVGMSRDGEGPTALASYIQDEAFKNMEQWHGGNGFAVGNTVSTANGEVQVVTAVSDNEAVASVSYEHGARLDIKGPGTARVTVSDVWGNSGTCVVTIFDRAAEAQKLSLKQSELTVKVGETFDLASLVDGTENLDTWLTSGVELLVFKSANGYIAPIKYSEDGKHNVTMLLARNVGDVTVEAGMLTGNDMGGSLEYLDQWETTGFGTLTVHVVPAETPSNPATAVEVTGASDTVEMGSSLQLSAAITPADATDVGTLAWSSSDEAVATVDASGKVAPVAPGTAVITATVGSVSGTFEVTVVEKTIPATGVSISAADDAMDVGDVQQLTATVEPADSTDAVEWSSSDEKVLAVDQNGLVTAVGNGTATILARAGSAEGETGAITVTTPVTGVALDASALELYAGAQASKLGATVEPATASNKAVTWASSNEGVAMVDAEGNVAPVAAGTAAITATTADGGFSASCQVTVKQHATGIALDKHELVLTGAQTAALKATVEPDNATNKGVSWASSDEGVATVDAEGNVAAVGKGAATVTATSEDGAFSDACAVTVKNPATAVELDPSSLALVKGEAADVSAVLSGELPGEVDAVDAAAWSSSDGSVAAVADGTVTAMSSGSATVTYEAAVAGAKVVGTCAVAVTNPVRAVAISDASKSATVGDAPFTLTATVDPADADDAKVTWSSSNPAVAEVSADGEVTVHAAGSASITASACGMSAACALTVNAKEVAQTPQGSGFAASVTATDSATVERLEQLGDEGGLNLVVQAIQELTAPAREAIESLTAGGAKVAEAFDIHFAKDGGEEIVLSAGEGGAVELTVKVKLTDAMRALLDEGMALQVHYVGDDGAVEDKQTWVEDGFLCFVTDHFSDYVVTGVPPKDEGGQPAPPPAGGQQPIVPTDGGDQEKDGGSKDGGSRLAPTGDPLGAAVPAAAALACLAAAAIALVRRRMAE is encoded by the coding sequence ATGGACGGGTTGACGGTAGGCAGGCAGGGCGCAGCTTCGGGCGCTGTGAGATCGAAGGTGCTGCGCGTGCTGGTCGCGGCGATGATGGCGCTGGCGCTCGTGCCGGCCGTGGCGGTGGATCAGGCCTTCGCCGCAGAGCCGACGTTCGTGGGCAGCGTGCACTACCCGGTGCAATATGACGAGAACGGCTACCCCCTCTACAACGAGGACGGCACCTTCCAGCGCGGGAACCCCTACGTCACGCTGGCAAACGTCGAGAACGCCTCGGGCACGCTCGTCATCCCCGCCTCGTTCGACGTGGTGGTGCGCGCGGAGGACGGCACCGAGACCGTCGAGCGCGACGTGACGCCCGTGAGCATCACCTTCGGCGGGCGCACGTACGTGCCCGGCGTGGGCGAAAGCGAGGACAGCTGGAAGAACGCGGCTGTCACCTCCATCGACATGTCGCAGTGCGCCACGGTCGAAGGCGCGTACTTCTCCCAGCTCTCCTCCGTCGAATCCGTGGATCTGAGCGGGCTCTCGAATCTGCGCGCTGCTTCGTTCAGCAGCTGCCCGTCGTTGCGTACGGTGAGCACGGACGACCGCTCGGCGATGGAGCGCTTCTCTCTGGGCATGTGCGATGCGCTGTCCCTCCCGGATTTCTCCCAGCCGCAATGGTCGAAGCTCTCCGACCTCTCCATCACCGGCTTGTACGAGGACCTCACGTCGTTCGACGCCTCGGTTCTGCCCGAGCTCACCTCCCTCACCATCCAGCGATCCTATCTCGAGCAGATCGACGTGTCGCGCAACCTCAAGCTGGAAAGCCTCAGCCTGCATGGCAACCGGCTGACGGAGCTCGACGTGGCGAAGATCCCCGCGAACGTCACGAGGCTCTATTGCGCGTACAACAACATCTCCGACACCGATGCGCTCGTCGAGCGTTTCGGGGAGAGCAACGTGCTGCCGCAGAACTCGGCGTCCCGCCCCTCTGGCCTGACGGTGATCCCCGAGCGGCTGGCGCGCGGGGTCCTGATTCCCGGCGAGAACTTCAGCCATGGGCTTGCGGACTCGTACTATCCTGCCGTTTCCGAGAGCGACGCCTTCTACAAGGAAGGTTGGATGGAGCGCAACGCCGCCGCGAACTTCAAGGCGGACTCAAGCGATAAGAGCGTGGCCACGGTCGAGATCGTGGACGAGGGCAACCCGCAGCTGCGCGTGAACGCTCTCAAGGCCGGCACCACCACGCTTACCATCGATTACTCGTTCAAAGGCTCCTTCGGCACCTATGCCGCGACCCAGGTGGTCGACTACACAGTGGCCGCGAGCGCCAATCCCATCGCGTCGGTGTCGTGCGCGTCGTCGGCGGACGTGCCCTTCGTGACGGAGTGCGCGATCGATCATCAGAGCCATCGTGAGACGGGCGGCGGTATTATGGTTCCGCTCGACATCGTCGCACAGGACCCCGGCCGCGTGCCCACGCAATCGGCGCATGTCGAGATAACATCGGCCGACCCGAGCATCGTCATCGGCAATTTCGAAGTGGAGCCTTACGGGGTTGATAGCGAGTACGCCGTTCGCCTGAACCCGTACAAGGTGGGTTCCACGACGGTGACCCTGACGGGCGTCACCTACGTCGACGGTCAAGAGGTGCGCACCGATCCGGTGACGATGCAGGTGAACGTGGTGGAAAGCGCGACTCCCCAGATGCGGGTGGCGGAGAGCTTCAAGACCGCCTATTACAGCGGCGGCGGCAACTCCGTCGCCATCGTCGGGATGAGCAGAGATGGCGAGGGGCCGACCGCGCTTGCCTCCTACATCCAGGACGAGGCGTTCAAGAACATGGAGCAGTGGCACGGCGGCAACGGATTCGCCGTTGGGAACACCGTGTCGACGGCCAACGGCGAAGTGCAGGTGGTTACCGCCGTGAGCGACAACGAGGCGGTGGCGTCCGTGTCCTACGAGCACGGCGCCCGCCTGGATATCAAGGGGCCCGGCACGGCGCGGGTGACCGTGTCCGACGTGTGGGGCAACAGCGGCACCTGCGTCGTGACCATCTTCGACCGCGCAGCCGAGGCGCAGAAGCTGTCGCTCAAGCAAAGCGAGCTCACGGTGAAGGTGGGCGAGACGTTCGACCTCGCTTCCCTGGTGGACGGCACGGAGAACCTCGATACGTGGCTGACCAGCGGCGTCGAGCTCCTCGTGTTCAAGTCGGCCAACGGCTACATCGCCCCCATCAAGTATTCCGAGGATGGGAAGCACAACGTGACCATGCTGTTGGCGCGCAACGTCGGCGACGTGACGGTGGAGGCCGGCATGCTGACCGGCAACGACATGGGCGGCAGCCTTGAATACCTCGATCAGTGGGAGACAACCGGATTCGGTACGCTCACCGTGCACGTGGTTCCGGCTGAGACGCCGAGCAACCCGGCCACGGCGGTGGAGGTGACGGGCGCGTCCGACACGGTGGAGATGGGCTCCTCGCTGCAGCTTTCCGCCGCCATCACGCCGGCGGATGCCACCGACGTGGGCACGCTGGCCTGGTCGTCCTCCGACGAGGCCGTGGCCACGGTGGACGCCTCGGGCAAGGTGGCTCCGGTGGCGCCCGGCACGGCCGTCATCACGGCTACGGTGGGCTCGGTGTCCGGCACGTTCGAGGTGACCGTGGTGGAGAAGACGATCCCGGCGACCGGCGTGAGCATCTCTGCGGCGGACGACGCCATGGACGTGGGCGACGTGCAGCAGCTGACGGCGACGGTCGAGCCGGCCGACTCCACCGATGCGGTGGAGTGGTCGTCCTCGGATGAGAAGGTTCTGGCCGTCGACCAGAACGGCCTGGTGACGGCCGTGGGCAACGGCACGGCGACCATCTTGGCGCGCGCGGGATCCGCCGAGGGCGAGACAGGCGCCATCACGGTGACCACGCCGGTGACGGGTGTGGCGCTGGACGCCTCCGCATTGGAGCTGTACGCGGGCGCGCAGGCGTCGAAGCTCGGCGCGACGGTGGAGCCGGCCACGGCGTCGAACAAGGCGGTGACGTGGGCCTCGTCCAACGAGGGCGTGGCCATGGTGGACGCCGAGGGCAACGTGGCCCCGGTCGCGGCCGGCACGGCTGCCATCACGGCCACCACGGCCGACGGCGGGTTCTCCGCCTCGTGCCAGGTGACGGTGAAGCAGCACGCCACCGGCATCGCGCTCGACAAGCACGAGCTCGTACTGACCGGAGCGCAGACGGCGGCGCTCAAGGCGACGGTGGAGCCGGACAACGCCACGAACAAGGGCGTGTCCTGGGCCTCCTCCGACGAGGGCGTGGCCACGGTGGACGCCGAGGGCAACGTGGCCGCGGTGGGCAAGGGCGCGGCGACCGTCACCGCCACCTCCGAGGACGGCGCGTTCTCCGATGCCTGCGCGGTGACGGTGAAGAACCCCGCCACGGCCGTCGAGCTCGATCCGTCGTCGCTCGCGCTCGTCAAGGGCGAGGCGGCCGATGTCTCCGCCGTGCTCTCCGGCGAGCTGCCGGGCGAGGTGGACGCGGTGGATGCCGCCGCCTGGTCGTCGAGCGACGGGTCGGTGGCCGCAGTGGCCGACGGCACGGTGACGGCGATGTCCAGCGGCTCCGCAACCGTCACGTACGAGGCGGCGGTTGCTGGCGCGAAGGTCGTGGGCACGTGCGCGGTGGCAGTGACGAACCCCGTGCGCGCGGTGGCGATCTCCGACGCGTCCAAGAGCGCGACCGTGGGCGACGCCCCGTTCACGCTGACGGCGACGGTCGATCCGGCCGATGCCGACGACGCCAAGGTGACGTGGTCGTCCTCGAATCCGGCCGTTGCCGAGGTGTCCGCCGACGGCGAGGTGACCGTGCACGCCGCCGGCTCGGCGAGCATCACGGCGTCTGCGTGCGGCATGTCGGCGGCCTGCGCGCTCACGGTGAACGCGAAGGAGGTGGCCCAGACCCCGCAGGGCTCGGGCTTCGCGGCCAGCGTGACGGCGACGGACTCCGCCACGGTGGAGCGCCTCGAGCAGCTCGGCGACGAAGGGGGCCTCAACCTGGTGGTGCAGGCCATCCAAGAGCTCACGGCCCCGGCCAGGGAGGCCATCGAGTCCCTGACGGCCGGCGGCGCGAAGGTGGCCGAGGCGTTCGACATCCACTTCGCCAAGGACGGCGGCGAGGAGATCGTGCTCTCGGCCGGCGAGGGCGGCGCGGTCGAGCTGACGGTGAAGGTCAAGCTCACCGACGCCATGCGCGCGCTGCTGGACGAGGGCATGGCGCTCCAGGTGCACTACGTGGGCGACGACGGCGCGGTGGAGGACAAGCAGACGTGGGTCGAGGACGGCTTCCTCTGCTTCGTCACCGACCACTTCAGCGACTACGTGGTCACCGGCGTCCCGCCGAAGGACGAGGGCGGCCAGCCCGCGCCCCCGCCGGCCGGCGGCCAGCAGCCCATCGTCCCGACGGACGGCGGCGATCAGGAGAAGGACGGCGGGTCGAAGGACGGCGGGTCGAGGCTCGCCCCCACGGGCGACCCCCTGGGCGCGGCCGTGCCCGCCGCCGCCGCGCTCGCCTGCCTGGCCGCCGCCGCGATCGCGCTCGTGCGTCGCCGCATGGCGGAGTAG
- a CDS encoding ATP-binding protein, producing the protein MTGEQLIAAASLGALAAAAVVLMLPRRDVAGPRRWSNLLLPASQLALAAFMFHHIVASGLPEWLFALVAGTCFACALGDVVLFRALWKAERADVEAERARLLEEQVAMQDEHRARLEADLRDAGRVREQLAAELDRVDELLQAHELAEVPGQLDRAARAMKGAEGRWCEHPVVDALVAAKARTLADAGVRFDARLNVPEDLPLPDVELCALFSNTLDNALHACAKVPAEGRFVELRARSAGGFFLLDMANACTADATAQGPLAKAKRPVVGGHGWGLRILQTIAARHAGTCSFEREEGVFRTSVALELPRA; encoded by the coding sequence ATGACGGGCGAGCAGCTGATAGCGGCCGCATCCCTGGGAGCGCTCGCGGCCGCCGCCGTGGTGCTCATGCTGCCCCGTCGCGACGTGGCGGGCCCCCGGAGGTGGTCGAACCTCCTGCTGCCGGCATCCCAGCTGGCCCTGGCTGCGTTCATGTTCCACCACATCGTGGCATCCGGCCTCCCCGAATGGCTGTTCGCGCTGGTGGCGGGTACCTGCTTCGCGTGCGCCCTGGGCGACGTGGTGCTGTTCAGGGCGCTCTGGAAGGCCGAGCGCGCCGATGTGGAAGCCGAGCGAGCCCGCCTGCTGGAGGAGCAGGTGGCCATGCAGGACGAGCATCGGGCCCGACTCGAGGCCGACTTGCGCGACGCGGGGCGAGTGCGCGAGCAGCTCGCGGCAGAGCTCGATCGGGTGGACGAGCTGCTACAGGCGCACGAGCTGGCGGAAGTGCCCGGCCAGCTTGACCGGGCGGCGCGTGCGATGAAGGGCGCGGAGGGGCGCTGGTGCGAGCATCCCGTTGTCGACGCGCTCGTGGCCGCGAAGGCGCGGACGCTCGCGGATGCCGGCGTGCGCTTCGACGCGCGGCTCAACGTGCCGGAGGACCTTCCCCTGCCCGACGTGGAGCTGTGCGCGCTGTTCTCCAACACGCTGGACAACGCGCTCCATGCCTGCGCGAAGGTGCCCGCCGAAGGGCGGTTCGTCGAGCTTCGCGCACGGAGCGCGGGCGGGTTCTTCCTGCTGGACATGGCCAATGCGTGTACGGCGGACGCTACGGCGCAGGGCCCGCTCGCGAAGGCGAAGCGCCCCGTCGTGGGCGGGCACGGCTGGGGGCTGAGGATCCTGCAGACCATCGCCGCGCGCCATGCGGGCACGTGCTCGTTCGAACGCGAGGAAGGGGTGTTCCGCACGTCGGTCGCGCTCGAGCTCCCGCGCGCCTGA
- the folP gene encoding dihydropteroate synthase, with protein MTWHCATYEFDTRMPIIMGILNVTPDSFSDGGQHDGLEAALAHAERMVEEGARIIDVGGESTRPGAAPVSVDEELSRVLPVVRALAERGVCVSIDTRHAPVARACLEAGAAIVNDVSGFRDPAMVEAVREGDCGLVVMHMQGEPSTMQDAPAYDDVVAEVRDWLRDQAASLEAAGIARERICIDPGPGFGKTPSQTLELVRNFQEFARLGYPVMVAVSRKSYIGWAYGIDDPAARDEASATEALMACELGASVVRTHNVAATAKALANLRPYVFLGLGCNVPLVAEPGEEREGKLAMLNQAITELCALPDSQIVDISSFYESEPAYYLDQDAFVNAVVLLRTGIAPKELLGYLHAIENSLGRVRTVENGPRTCDLDILDYQLYVAESDVLTLPHPRLLERDFVVKPLMELRPGHVLADGVAVSADAVSVGKAVRL; from the coding sequence ATGACCTGGCACTGCGCAACCTATGAATTCGACACGAGGATGCCCATCATCATGGGCATCCTCAACGTCACCCCCGACTCCTTCTCCGACGGCGGCCAGCACGACGGCCTTGAAGCGGCGCTCGCCCACGCCGAGCGCATGGTGGAGGAGGGTGCCCGCATCATCGATGTGGGCGGCGAGTCCACGCGCCCCGGCGCCGCGCCCGTGAGCGTGGACGAGGAGCTTTCCCGCGTGCTGCCCGTGGTGCGCGCGCTGGCCGAGCGCGGCGTGTGCGTGAGCATCGACACGCGACATGCCCCGGTGGCGCGCGCGTGCCTTGAGGCCGGCGCGGCCATCGTGAACGACGTGTCCGGATTCCGCGATCCCGCCATGGTGGAGGCCGTGCGCGAGGGCGACTGCGGCCTGGTGGTCATGCACATGCAGGGCGAGCCCTCCACCATGCAGGACGCGCCCGCCTACGACGATGTGGTGGCCGAGGTACGCGACTGGCTGCGCGACCAGGCCGCTTCGCTTGAGGCCGCGGGCATCGCGCGCGAGCGCATCTGCATCGACCCCGGTCCCGGCTTCGGCAAGACGCCGTCGCAGACGCTCGAGCTCGTGCGCAACTTCCAGGAATTCGCGCGCCTGGGCTATCCCGTGATGGTGGCGGTGTCGCGCAAGAGCTATATCGGCTGGGCGTACGGCATCGACGATCCGGCCGCGCGCGACGAGGCGTCCGCCACTGAGGCGCTCATGGCCTGCGAGCTGGGCGCGAGCGTGGTGCGCACGCACAACGTGGCCGCCACGGCGAAGGCGCTCGCCAACCTGCGGCCCTACGTGTTCCTCGGCCTGGGCTGCAACGTGCCGCTCGTGGCCGAGCCGGGCGAGGAGCGCGAGGGCAAGCTGGCCATGCTCAACCAGGCCATCACCGAGCTGTGCGCGCTGCCCGACTCGCAGATCGTCGACATCTCCAGCTTCTACGAGAGCGAGCCGGCCTACTACCTCGACCAGGATGCGTTCGTGAACGCCGTCGTGCTGCTGCGCACCGGCATCGCGCCCAAGGAGCTTTTGGGCTACCTGCACGCCATCGAGAACAGCCTCGGCCGCGTGCGCACCGTGGAGAACGGCCCGCGCACCTGCGATCTGGACATCCTCGACTACCAGCTGTACGTGGCCGAGTCCGACGTGCTCACGCTGCCGCATCCGCGCCTACTTGAACGCGACTTCGTGGTGAAGCCCCTGATGGAATTGCGGCCGGGCCATGTGCTGGCCGACGGGGTTGCCGTGAGCGCCGACGCCGTGAGCGTGGGGAAGGCCGTCCGGCTGTGA